In Peromyscus eremicus chromosome 2, PerEre_H2_v1, whole genome shotgun sequence, a single genomic region encodes these proteins:
- the Psip1 gene encoding PC4 and SFRS1-interacting protein isoform X3 — protein sequence MTRDFKPGDLIFAKMKGYPHWPARVDEVPDGAVKPPTNKLPIFFFGTHETAFLGPKDIFPYSENKEKYGKPNKRKGFNEGLWEIDNNPKVKFSSQQASTKQSNASSDVEVEEKETSVSKEDTDHEEKASNEDVTKAVDITTPKAARRGRKRKAEKQVETEEAGMVAAATASANLKASPKRGRPAATEVKIPKPRGRPKVVKQPCASESDLVIDEDKGKKKGPEEKQPKKQLKKDEEGQKEEDKPRKEPDKKEGKKEVDSKRKNLAKPGVTSTSDSEEEDDQEGEKKRKGGRNFQSAHRRNMLKGQHEKEAAERKRKQEEQMETEHQTTCNLQ from the exons GTAGATGAAGTTCCTGATGGAGCAGTGAAACCACCCACAAACAAactacccattttcttttttggaacCCATGAGAC TGCTTTTTTAGGACCAAAGGACATCTTTCCTTACTCAGAAAATAAGGAAAAGTATGGCAAACCAAATAAACGAAAAGGTTTTAATGAAGGATTATGGGAGATAGATAACAATCCAAAGGTGAAATTTTCAAGTCAACAG GCATCAACTAAACAGTCAAATGCATCATCTGATGTTGAagttgaagaaaaagaaactagtGTTTCAAAGGAAGATACTGATCATGAAGAAAAAGCCAGCAATGAA gaTGTGACTAAAGCAGTTGACATAACCACTCCAAAAGCTGCCAGgcgaggaagaaagagaaag GCTGAAAAACAAGTGGAAACTGAAGAAGCAGGAATGGTGGCTGCAGCAACAGCTTCTGCTAACTTGAAAGCAAGTCCTAAGAGAGGACGACCTGCAG CTACTGAAGTCAAGATTCCAAAACCAAGAGGCAGACCTAAAGTGGTAAAACAGCCTTGTGCTTCAGAGAGTGACCt GGTTATTGATGaagacaaagggaaaaaaaaggggcCAGAGGAAAAACAACCTAAAAAGCAGCTTAAAAAGGATGAAGAAGGTCAAAAGGAAGAGGATAAGCCAAGAAAAGAACCAGAtaagaaagaggggaagaaagaagtgGACTCTAAACGGAAAAATTTAGCTAAACCAGGGGTTACATCAACCTCTGATTCCGAAGAGGAAGATGATCAAGAAGGTGAAAAG aagaggaagggtggaagaAACTTCCAGAGTGCTCACAGGAGGAACATGCTGAAAGGCCAACATGAGAAAGAAGCTGCAGAACGGAAACGCAAGCAAGAGGAACAAATGGAAActgagca CCAAACAACATGTaatctacagtaa
- the Psip1 gene encoding PC4 and SFRS1-interacting protein isoform X5 codes for MTRDFKPGDLIFAKMKGYPHWPARVDEVPDGAVKPPTNKLPIFFFGTHETAFLGPKDIFPYSENKEKYGKPNKRKGFNEGLWEIDNNPKVKFSSQQASTKQSNASSDVEVEEKETSVSKEDTDHEEKASNEDVTKAVDITTPKAARRGRKRKAEKQVETEEAGMVAAATASANLKASPKRGRPAATEVKIPKPRGRPKVVKQPCASESDLVIDEDKGKKKGPEEKQPKKQLKKDEEGQKEEDKPRKEPDKKEGKKEVDSKRKNLAKPGVTSTSDSEEEDDQEGEKKRKGGRNFQSAHRRNMLKGQHEKEAAERKRKQEEQMETEH; via the exons GTAGATGAAGTTCCTGATGGAGCAGTGAAACCACCCACAAACAAactacccattttcttttttggaacCCATGAGAC TGCTTTTTTAGGACCAAAGGACATCTTTCCTTACTCAGAAAATAAGGAAAAGTATGGCAAACCAAATAAACGAAAAGGTTTTAATGAAGGATTATGGGAGATAGATAACAATCCAAAGGTGAAATTTTCAAGTCAACAG GCATCAACTAAACAGTCAAATGCATCATCTGATGTTGAagttgaagaaaaagaaactagtGTTTCAAAGGAAGATACTGATCATGAAGAAAAAGCCAGCAATGAA gaTGTGACTAAAGCAGTTGACATAACCACTCCAAAAGCTGCCAGgcgaggaagaaagagaaag GCTGAAAAACAAGTGGAAACTGAAGAAGCAGGAATGGTGGCTGCAGCAACAGCTTCTGCTAACTTGAAAGCAAGTCCTAAGAGAGGACGACCTGCAG CTACTGAAGTCAAGATTCCAAAACCAAGAGGCAGACCTAAAGTGGTAAAACAGCCTTGTGCTTCAGAGAGTGACCt GGTTATTGATGaagacaaagggaaaaaaaaggggcCAGAGGAAAAACAACCTAAAAAGCAGCTTAAAAAGGATGAAGAAGGTCAAAAGGAAGAGGATAAGCCAAGAAAAGAACCAGAtaagaaagaggggaagaaagaagtgGACTCTAAACGGAAAAATTTAGCTAAACCAGGGGTTACATCAACCTCTGATTCCGAAGAGGAAGATGATCAAGAAGGTGAAAAG aagaggaagggtggaagaAACTTCCAGAGTGCTCACAGGAGGAACATGCTGAAAGGCCAACATGAGAAAGAAGCTGCAGAACGGAAACGCAAGCAAGAGGAACAAATGGAAActgagca CTGA
- the Psip1 gene encoding PC4 and SFRS1-interacting protein isoform X1 has protein sequence MTRDFKPGDLIFAKMKGYPHWPARVDEVPDGAVKPPTNKLPIFFFGTHETAFLGPKDIFPYSENKEKYGKPNKRKGFNEGLWEIDNNPKVKFSSQQASTKQSNASSDVEVEEKETSVSKEDTDHEEKASNEDVTKAVDITTPKAARRGRKRKAEKQVETEEAGMVAAATASANLKASPKRGRPAATEVKIPKPRGRPKVVKQPCASESDLVIDEDKGKKKGPEEKQPKKQLKKDEEGQKEEDKPRKEPDKKEGKKEVDSKRKNLAKPGVTSTSDSEEEDDQEGEKKRKGGRNFQSAHRRNMLKGQHEKEAAERKRKQEEQMETEQQNKDEGKKPEVKKVEKKRETSMDSRLQRIHAEIKNSLKIDNLDVNRCIEALDELASLQVTMQQAQKHTEMITTLKKIRRFKVSQVIMEKSTMLYNKFKNMFLVGEGDSVITQVLNKSLAEQRQHEEANKTKDQGKKGPNKKLEKEQTGSKTLNGGSDTQDSSHPQHNGDSNEDSKDSHEASSKKKSPGEEREAELSLKESPLDN, from the exons GTAGATGAAGTTCCTGATGGAGCAGTGAAACCACCCACAAACAAactacccattttcttttttggaacCCATGAGAC TGCTTTTTTAGGACCAAAGGACATCTTTCCTTACTCAGAAAATAAGGAAAAGTATGGCAAACCAAATAAACGAAAAGGTTTTAATGAAGGATTATGGGAGATAGATAACAATCCAAAGGTGAAATTTTCAAGTCAACAG GCATCAACTAAACAGTCAAATGCATCATCTGATGTTGAagttgaagaaaaagaaactagtGTTTCAAAGGAAGATACTGATCATGAAGAAAAAGCCAGCAATGAA gaTGTGACTAAAGCAGTTGACATAACCACTCCAAAAGCTGCCAGgcgaggaagaaagagaaag GCTGAAAAACAAGTGGAAACTGAAGAAGCAGGAATGGTGGCTGCAGCAACAGCTTCTGCTAACTTGAAAGCAAGTCCTAAGAGAGGACGACCTGCAG CTACTGAAGTCAAGATTCCAAAACCAAGAGGCAGACCTAAAGTGGTAAAACAGCCTTGTGCTTCAGAGAGTGACCt GGTTATTGATGaagacaaagggaaaaaaaaggggcCAGAGGAAAAACAACCTAAAAAGCAGCTTAAAAAGGATGAAGAAGGTCAAAAGGAAGAGGATAAGCCAAGAAAAGAACCAGAtaagaaagaggggaagaaagaagtgGACTCTAAACGGAAAAATTTAGCTAAACCAGGGGTTACATCAACCTCTGATTCCGAAGAGGAAGATGATCAAGAAGGTGAAAAG aagaggaagggtggaagaAACTTCCAGAGTGCTCACAGGAGGAACATGCTGAAAGGCCAACATGAGAAAGAAGCTGCAGAACGGAAACGCAAGCAAGAGGAACAAATGGAAActgagca GCAGAATAAAGATGAAGGAAAGAAGCCAGAAGTTAAGAAAGTGGAGAAGAAGCGAG AAACATCAATGGATTCTCGACTTCAAAGGATACATGCTGAAATTAAAAATTCACTCAAAATTGATAATCTA GATGTGAACAGATGCATTGAGGCACTGGATGAACTTGCTTCACTTCAGGTAACAATGCAACAAgctcagaaacacacagagatgaTCACAACCCTGAAGAAA ATACGGCGGTTCAAAGTTAGTCAAGTTATCATGGAAAAGTCCACAATGTTATATAACAAGTTTAAGAATATGTTTTTGGTTGGTGAAGGGGATTCGGTCATCACCCAAGTGCTGAACAAATCTCTTGCTGAACAAAGACAGCATGAGGaagcaaataaaaccaaagaCCAAGGAAAGAAAGGGCCAAACAAAAAGCTAGAAAAAGAACAAACCG GTTCAAAGACCTTAAATGGAGGATCTGACACTCAAGACAGTAGTCATCCACAACACAATGGTGACAGTAACGAAGACAGCAAAGACAGCCATGAGGCCAGCAGTAAGAAAAA GTCccctggagaagagagagaggccgAACTATCTCTGAAGGAGTCACCACTTGATAACTAA
- the Psip1 gene encoding PC4 and SFRS1-interacting protein isoform X2 — translation MTRDFKPGDLIFAKMKGYPHWPARVDEVPDGAVKPPTNKLPIFFFGTHETAFLGPKDIFPYSENKEKYGKPNKRKGFNEGLWEIDNNPKVKFSSQQASTKQSNASSDVEVEEKETSVSKEDTDHEEKASNEDVTKAVDITTPKAARRGRKRKAEKQVETEEAGMVAAATASANLKASPKRGRPAATEVKIPKPRGRPKVVKQPCASESDLVIDEDKGKKKGPEEKQPKKQLKKDEEGQKEEDKPRKEPDKKEGKKEVDSKRKNLAKPGVTSTSDSEEEDDQEGEKKRKGGRNFQSAHRRNMLKGQHEKEAAERKRKQEEQMETEHINPVTEKRIQVEHTSDEDLETDSLD, via the exons GTAGATGAAGTTCCTGATGGAGCAGTGAAACCACCCACAAACAAactacccattttcttttttggaacCCATGAGAC TGCTTTTTTAGGACCAAAGGACATCTTTCCTTACTCAGAAAATAAGGAAAAGTATGGCAAACCAAATAAACGAAAAGGTTTTAATGAAGGATTATGGGAGATAGATAACAATCCAAAGGTGAAATTTTCAAGTCAACAG GCATCAACTAAACAGTCAAATGCATCATCTGATGTTGAagttgaagaaaaagaaactagtGTTTCAAAGGAAGATACTGATCATGAAGAAAAAGCCAGCAATGAA gaTGTGACTAAAGCAGTTGACATAACCACTCCAAAAGCTGCCAGgcgaggaagaaagagaaag GCTGAAAAACAAGTGGAAACTGAAGAAGCAGGAATGGTGGCTGCAGCAACAGCTTCTGCTAACTTGAAAGCAAGTCCTAAGAGAGGACGACCTGCAG CTACTGAAGTCAAGATTCCAAAACCAAGAGGCAGACCTAAAGTGGTAAAACAGCCTTGTGCTTCAGAGAGTGACCt GGTTATTGATGaagacaaagggaaaaaaaaggggcCAGAGGAAAAACAACCTAAAAAGCAGCTTAAAAAGGATGAAGAAGGTCAAAAGGAAGAGGATAAGCCAAGAAAAGAACCAGAtaagaaagaggggaagaaagaagtgGACTCTAAACGGAAAAATTTAGCTAAACCAGGGGTTACATCAACCTCTGATTCCGAAGAGGAAGATGATCAAGAAGGTGAAAAG aagaggaagggtggaagaAACTTCCAGAGTGCTCACAGGAGGAACATGCTGAAAGGCCAACATGAGAAAGAAGCTGCAGAACGGAAACGCAAGCAAGAGGAACAAATGGAAActgagca CATTAATCCAGTAACTGAAAAGAGAATACAAGTGGAGCATACAAGCGATGAAGATCTTGAGACAGACTCATTGGACTGA
- the Psip1 gene encoding PC4 and SFRS1-interacting protein isoform X4, which produces MTRDFKPGDLIFAKMKGYPHWPARVDEVPDGAVKPPTNKLPIFFFGTHETAFLGPKDIFPYSENKEKYGKPNKRKGFNEGLWEIDNNPKVKFSSQQASTKQSNASSDVEVEEKETSVSKEDTDHEEKASNEDVTKAVDITTPKAARRGRKRKAEKQVETEEAGMVAAATASANLKASPKRGRPAATEVKIPKPRGRPKVVKQPCASESDLVIDEDKGKKKGPEEKQPKKQLKKDEEGQKEEDKPRKEPDKKEGKKEVDSKRKNLAKPGVTSTSDSEEEDDQEGEKKRKGGRNFQSAHRRNMLKGQHEKEAAERKRKQEEQMETEHFAL; this is translated from the exons GTAGATGAAGTTCCTGATGGAGCAGTGAAACCACCCACAAACAAactacccattttcttttttggaacCCATGAGAC TGCTTTTTTAGGACCAAAGGACATCTTTCCTTACTCAGAAAATAAGGAAAAGTATGGCAAACCAAATAAACGAAAAGGTTTTAATGAAGGATTATGGGAGATAGATAACAATCCAAAGGTGAAATTTTCAAGTCAACAG GCATCAACTAAACAGTCAAATGCATCATCTGATGTTGAagttgaagaaaaagaaactagtGTTTCAAAGGAAGATACTGATCATGAAGAAAAAGCCAGCAATGAA gaTGTGACTAAAGCAGTTGACATAACCACTCCAAAAGCTGCCAGgcgaggaagaaagagaaag GCTGAAAAACAAGTGGAAACTGAAGAAGCAGGAATGGTGGCTGCAGCAACAGCTTCTGCTAACTTGAAAGCAAGTCCTAAGAGAGGACGACCTGCAG CTACTGAAGTCAAGATTCCAAAACCAAGAGGCAGACCTAAAGTGGTAAAACAGCCTTGTGCTTCAGAGAGTGACCt GGTTATTGATGaagacaaagggaaaaaaaaggggcCAGAGGAAAAACAACCTAAAAAGCAGCTTAAAAAGGATGAAGAAGGTCAAAAGGAAGAGGATAAGCCAAGAAAAGAACCAGAtaagaaagaggggaagaaagaagtgGACTCTAAACGGAAAAATTTAGCTAAACCAGGGGTTACATCAACCTCTGATTCCGAAGAGGAAGATGATCAAGAAGGTGAAAAG aagaggaagggtggaagaAACTTCCAGAGTGCTCACAGGAGGAACATGCTGAAAGGCCAACATGAGAAAGAAGCTGCAGAACGGAAACGCAAGCAAGAGGAACAAATGGAAActgagca TTTTGCTCTGTAA